TTGGTTTCCATTCAGTACATGGTGAGAATATTCGTATTACAGGAAATGGAATGATTGCCGAACGTGTTGGTAGCTATTGTCGTGGTATCTGTTTCAGTAATCGTCCTGTACGTTATAATGAACATATCTCTATACGTATTGTGGAAATGTCTGATTTTTGGAGCGGTGTATTACGATTTGGTTTCACAACAAAAGATCCTTCTACATTAAGAAATTCATTGCCTAAATATGCTTGTCCAAATCTTACAAATTGTGGTCATACATTTGCAAAAGCATTACCAGAAAGATATTCACATAAAAATTGTATATTATCATTCTATCTATCAACAAACGGAAATGTTCATTATAGTATAAATAATGTTGACAAGGGTATTATACTTGAAAATGTTAAAATTAATAATGGACCATTCTGGGCCGTCATCGATCTTTATGGTAATACACAGAAAATTGAACTAATTGGTATGTATAATAAactgtcattcattcaaaatcaagGCAACAGGAAATATCAATTTTCTTCACATGccatattttgtttgtcctatttttttttatctcacTTGTTCATTAATTCTTGTCTTGTCCTGTCCTGTTATATTTAGATCCACGATATCAGCCAAATAATAGCTGTAATAAAAACATGTACATTGAACCTGAACGTTTGTACACATCCGTTTCAATGATGGATTTACCGAATGAAATGTCACATGAACCATCACcacaaatttattcaaataaatttcttgaacaatcaattcaattccatAGAACTCGTGGCTGTAATGTACGGCTTTCAAGTAATAAATGTGTTGCTGAACGCAATAGTAATCATTATTCACAAGGCTATGTATTCACACAACGACCATTAGCTATTGGTGAAAAGATTGTATTACAAATTTTGCGTACAGATGAAATGTTTACTGGAAGTTTAGCATTTGGTCTTACATCATGTAATCcgaattttttgaatgttgCTGATTTACCTGAAGATTCACATCATTTATTGGATCGTCCAGAATATTGGACTGTAATTAAAGATGTTGCCAATTCACCGATGGCTGGTGATGAAATTGCATTCACCATAACTGAATCTGGTGAAGTTATAATGACGAAAAATCGTCAACGTCCAATCACATTGATGCATGTTGACATAAGCCAGAATTTATGGGGTTTTTTCGATCTATACGGCAGTACGATCAAAGTTCGATTACTTGGTTCACAaacaataaatcatcataaatcacAAATGAATCTTGCCAACCATCATTCCATACAATCAAATCGACCATTAATGAATGCCATATCAATGTATAATGTTTATAAATCCTCACAAATGGAATATTCTATAGCattaaatcataatcataatcataatcatcatcatcataaccaaCATCAATCATATCATACAAAACAGAAACCAACCATAAtgacaacacaacaacaacaacaacaaaactggCCATACGTTACATATCCGACAATACAACGAGAAAATAAAGcaaatgcaaacaaaaaagcatatcatcaacataattataattataaaaataatgattatcatcatgttgatggTAAATTgtataatcaaatttcaaaaagtttaacaaattcaacatcattatcatcatcatcatcatcatcaacaacatcatcgccatcaacaacattcggTAATGAATGTGTTGTTTGTTATGAAGAACCAATCAACAGTGTATTCTATACATGTGGacatgtttgtatgtgttttAAATGTTCGGTAAAACAATGGCAAACATCTGGCCATTGTCCTATTTGTCGTGCAAAGATTGTCGATGTTATACGAACATACTGGTcataattaattatcatcatcatcatcatcataatgaataatgggcaatttttttttatcataaactatttatatatgaaatttttctttttcaaatgtcataattataatttttctttttttttccatatcgATGTGTAAAAAACTAGTCATtgtaaaagtaaaaaaaaaaataaaaaaaaagttatcaccatcatttttttcaaatcataatcgtaataataataatattatttattcattctaaTATATGAATTGGTAaaaagattttgatttttggaacaaaaaaaaaatgaaatcccaaaaaataaaaagatcaaagtgtgaaaatataaataaacactcacacaaacaaacaaacaaacaaaaaaacggcCAAACCATTtgttaatatatataaatgtaaagtagaaaaaaaaacagcaatcATAAGTGTATTATAAAGgtaaaatattgatgaaattttttgtttttgttttcctgtgttatcatcaataccaaaaaaaaaatcattgattcattcggACCATATATATGTTAAAAAGCTCGACGTAGAATAATTGTATAACCAATTCCGGCAcccaaaatcaatgaaagtATATTggtcaaaaataataatgaaagtACTTCTTTCGAAAGGATACCACGTCGTATTATCCATTGACGAAACGT
This window of the Dermatophagoides farinae isolate YC_2012a chromosome 3, ASM2471394v1, whole genome shotgun sequence genome carries:
- the LOC124498594 gene encoding protein neuralized, with the translated sequence MKLLKKIRRIASQKNLSCTTQQQIATNNLTPIGFHSVHGENIRITGNGMIAERVGSYCRGICFSNRPVRYNEHISIRIVEMSDFWSGVLRFGFTTKDPSTLRNSLPKYACPNLTNCGHTFAKALPERYSHKNCILSFYLSTNGNVHYSINNVDKGIILENVKINNGPFWAVIDLYGNTQKIELIDPRYQPNNSCNKNMYIEPERLYTSVSMMDLPNEMSHEPSPQIYSNKFLEQSIQFHRTRGCNVRLSSNKCVAERNSNHYSQGYVFTQRPLAIGEKIVLQILRTDEMFTGSLAFGLTSCNPNFLNVADLPEDSHHLLDRPEYWTVIKDVANSPMAGDEIAFTITESGEVIMTKNRQRPITLMHVDISQNLWGFFDLYGSTIKVRLLGSQTINHHKSQMNLANHHSIQSNRPLMNAISMYNVYKSSQMEYSIALNHNHNHNHHHHNQHQSYHTKQKPTIMTTQQQQQQNWPYVTYPTIQRENKANANKKAYHQHNYNYKNNDYHHVDGKLYNQISKSLTNSTSLSSSSSSSTTSSPSTTFGNECVVCYEEPINSVFYTCGHVCMCFKCSVKQWQTSGHCPICRAKIVDVIRTYWS